The region TAGCATTCAAGGCGGAGGGACATTTGTAAATGATTGGAAAAACAAACCCCATACTGAAATTAAAAATAAGACAATTGGCTTGATCTCAACACATATTGCGAATTATATTTTCCCAAATATCATCACGGGAATTGACAATTATATATCGAGTTACGGCTACTCCATTTTGATTGCTGATACGCAAAATAATCCGGAAAAAGAACGGAAAAGCTTAACTAATTTATTATCGAATAACCTGTCCGGACTAATATTCGAACCAACCAGAAGTGCGCGGGGTAATATCAACAAAAGTATTTACGATAATATTCAATCAATGGGTATTCCTATGCTATCGATTAATGCTGTCTATGATGATTTAGATATTCCTTATTTAATAATGGATGATGTAAAGACCGGAGAAATGATAACCGACTATTTAATTTCCCAGGGACATAAACAAATTATTGGTATCTTTAAAGTTGATGATAAACAGGGAATCAATCGAATGAATGGTTTTATCAAAGCCTATCAAGATCATCCAGAAATTTTAAATATGGGCGATATTATGATGTATCAGACCGAGGAAAATAAAATTAATTTATTTAAAAAACTTCACGCCATGCTGACTGGGTCGGAGTTTATTCCGACAGCAATTGCTTGTTATAATGACGAATTAGCAATTCAAGTCATCAATTTCGTAAAAGAAATAGGCTTGAAAGTTCCCGACGATCTTTCCATTATCGGTGTTGATGATTATCAATTTTCAAAGTTTATAAATTCAGGCTTAACTACCATCCGTCATCCCCAGGAAAAAATGGGTTTTGATGCCGGTAAAATGATCATCGATATGCTGAATAAACAGCCGGTTACATCAAAGATATATGAGCCGGAATTAATTAAAAGAGGCTCGGTAAGAATGCTGAGCCAAGCCAAAGAACGTTAAAAAATCGCCATCTGCAAATATGCAGGGTGAAACTTCAGATGGCGATTTCATAATAGATTTTACTTTTTCACATACCAATTCTGAGCCCCCTTGCCCCTGCCCTCCAACCGGTGAAGCGCTACGTTTAAATTCCATACGATCCTGGCATCCCTAAAACATGCATGAAAGCGTTTCAAGTATGTGTTTCCAAACAAAATTTTTTATCAACCTGCCTGTCAACCAATCACTTCATCATCAACTGTCAATATGTTAGAATCATTCTATCAACCTATTGTACGATGTGAATGAAATACAATCAAAGCGAAGGAGGTAAGCAGTTTGAAGGATAATCATGAACAATTGACATTGGACTTTTTCCTTGATGACACTGATGACGCTAATCAGTCTGAACCAGCAGGAGCAACTATTTTTTCAGCTAAAAAAGAAAAACGCAGGACATTTCCCAGTGATTTAGTAAATGATTTTGAACAGTATATCAATTATTATTGAAGCATCCAATGGAATTAACAAAGACAAAAGCATACATTCCATCGAAACAACTACCGGATCTGAATAGCCTGTTATCCATCAAAGCGAAAAATAAGACAAACCGCCCGCAGCAGGAACAATATCCATATATCCATTTTCTATATCATCTTGCCCTTGCTAGCAGAATTTTGGAAAAAGCGCCCATAACCGCCAATCAGCTTAAGCTACAAGGAACGAATCGGTGGATGCAGTTTCAAAAGCTCACATTCACTGAGAAATATTTCGTTTTACTAGAAACATTCTGGGTCGACGCCAATTGGGCAAAAATGCTTGGAGAACATCGCAACCAAATCCATCACATGTTTGCTACCGTTTGTAAACAATTACTTGATGATAAGCAAATCGATTTTGGCTTCAATACCATGCTTGCTAATTTAACACGTTGCTGGAATCATTTTTTCCTGCACATAGAGTGGTTCGGGTTTTGGGTATGCGAAAAGGATCAGGAGCAAATAGATAAATACGGCAAGAAAAACGATTTTTATGCAAAATCCATCTCACTAACGCCGTTTGGAGAAAACATGCTCCGAATCTTACTGGAGTCTAGGGATATAACTGTCTGGAATATTCCGCTCAGGGTGGAATATGGAGAAGTCAACCCTGTACCTGGTTCAGCGCTTCCCGATATGCCCAGTGAAAAGCGAACAGTAAATAAAAAGAAGCCAGAAGCTTTTCATCATGCATTTGATGGGCTATTTCCGAAAAGGGATTTGTCCCAAACATTGCCAAGGGATTCAGGGACATATACACCCGGGCTGTATACCTTTCATGTGATGTGGCATGTGAAAGTTTGGCGGAAAATCACTATTTCATCTGAACATACGATGCAGGATTTACACAAGGCAATCATACAAGCCTTTAACTTCGACGACGAACACTTGTATTCCTTTTTTATGGATGGAGAAAAATGGTCTCCCAATTGTATCGCCTCTCCCAACGATGACTCCGGAGCAAATGCAGCAAACATCCAGATCGGTAGTGCCGGATTACATGAAGGCCAGCACTTTATGTATTTATATGATTATGGCGATGAATGGATATTTACCGTAACCCTTGAAAACATTGCACCATTAGAGGGGGAACCGACAGCTCCAGTAATTATTGCCGAAAAAGGAAGCGCTCCGGAGCAATATTGGGACGAGGAATATTGAATCATAAGGATAACGACAGCGAAGGACGCAAAACCCGATTTTAGTGGGCATCCCTTCATCAAGGAACCGATGTTGGTAAATCGTAGGTAGAAATCTGGAGTTTGAGCCGCCGGGCACTGGGCCATATAAAGTCTTTCCAGTTAAAGACTTTATATGGCTCTATATTTTAATTTCCAAAAACATTCGGTTTTAACGACTAAAATACTCCCAAAACCCAAAGCCAAACAGCTTATTCGGCAATATACGACATAATTGAGGAAGTGACAGAGGTCCCAAAAGGCATCCTAGACTATCTCAGAAGTAAAGATTCCCATTTCTCTGGAAACCCCAAATCTCCATAGGTAATATACGTTTCATATTGTTCAAGCAAGGCATTTAAAGACGTAATAAAGTTGGTCAATTCCTCAATATGTAGTAATCTGGATAGAATATAGATTGCCGCAAAGACAGTTTTATTGTTAAAGCTTCGTTCTGACCCTGGGAGCATTGGTGCAATAACCAGCCTTTTTCCATACAATCTACCATAATGAGCACACACATTTCTAATATAAGATAAGGTATGAAGCCAACTTTCTATATAATAACTCGAAATCTTATATGACTTAACTATCTCTTTTTTATCGTTTTTTAATAGATTTCGAAAGACTTTTGACAATTCCCCGAAAGATATTACTTCAATTGCCACCCAAAAAGGAAATTCGCCTTTATATTTGCGTTTGTGATGCATAACAAACAACTCAGATCTACTTCTGTCAATTTGTTGTTGTAATTGTTTCAAAAAAATTTCATGTTTCGATTCGGATAAAAAATTGGCACTTTCTTTATAACCAAGCGAGCCATATTTGTGCGAGTGGTAATACGCTATCCTAGAGCGGAATTCAATTTCAATGTACTCCAAATAATTCATCAGAAGACTACGCAGCTTCTGGTCAAATATATAAATCATTTTTATTCGACGGAAGGTTATTCCTTTTTGAAATGAGTCAATTTCATAATTGCTCTTTTTAAAAATACACAGACCTGCAGAATTTTTAAAACAAATTTTTTAAAAATTTAATTAAGCAGTTTGTTGCTGGTTTAACAGTACATTGATACGATCTGCAGCTAATTTTGAAGCATTATAAATAAGCGTTACAATGTCAAAGTG is a window of Lentibacillus daqui DNA encoding:
- a CDS encoding plasmid pRiA4b ORF-3 family protein → MELTKTKAYIPSKQLPDLNSLLSIKAKNKTNRPQQEQYPYIHFLYHLALASRILEKAPITANQLKLQGTNRWMQFQKLTFTEKYFVLLETFWVDANWAKMLGEHRNQIHHMFATVCKQLLDDKQIDFGFNTMLANLTRCWNHFFLHIEWFGFWVCEKDQEQIDKYGKKNDFYAKSISLTPFGENMLRILLESRDITVWNIPLRVEYGEVNPVPGSALPDMPSEKRTVNKKKPEAFHHAFDGLFPKRDLSQTLPRDSGTYTPGLYTFHVMWHVKVWRKITISSEHTMQDLHKAIIQAFNFDDEHLYSFFMDGEKWSPNCIASPNDDSGANAANIQIGSAGLHEGQHFMYLYDYGDEWIFTVTLENIAPLEGEPTAPVIIAEKGSAPEQYWDEEY
- a CDS encoding GntR family transcriptional regulator; the encoded protein is MKLNMAKKYEIIKQDISEKIISEVYQVNDKLPTESELMEIYHVSRFTVRRAMDELEKENFVYSIQGGGTFVNDWKNKPHTEIKNKTIGLISTHIANYIFPNIITGIDNYISSYGYSILIADTQNNPEKERKSLTNLLSNNLSGLIFEPTRSARGNINKSIYDNIQSMGIPMLSINAVYDDLDIPYLIMDDVKTGEMITDYLISQGHKQIIGIFKVDDKQGINRMNGFIKAYQDHPEILNMGDIMMYQTEENKINLFKKLHAMLTGSEFIPTAIACYNDELAIQVINFVKEIGLKVPDDLSIIGVDDYQFSKFINSGLTTIRHPQEKMGFDAGKMIIDMLNKQPVTSKIYEPELIKRGSVRMLSQAKER
- a CDS encoding Abi family protein, with product MCFKNSAGLCIFKKSNYEIDSFQKGITFRRIKMIYIFDQKLRSLLMNYLEYIEIEFRSRIAYYHSHKYGSLGYKESANFLSESKHEIFLKQLQQQIDRSRSELFVMHHKRKYKGEFPFWVAIEVISFGELSKVFRNLLKNDKKEIVKSYKISSYYIESWLHTLSYIRNVCAHYGRLYGKRLVIAPMLPGSERSFNNKTVFAAIYILSRLLHIEELTNFITSLNALLEQYETYITYGDLGFPEKWESLLLR